Below is a genomic region from Medicago truncatula cultivar Jemalong A17 chromosome 3, MtrunA17r5.0-ANR, whole genome shotgun sequence.
TGTCAAAACGGAGCCACCAGGCCCGCATTAATAAATTTTACCACTATTAATCATTATAAGtacacaaataattaaaaaagtcCCTCAAAAAATATTAGTGATTTGGATAAACTGAGAATGTCGATCCATTGATGTTTAATGTGGGGGTGGTACATGAAAGCATTCTGACGCTCAAGTTAGTAAATGACCAAATTCATATGAGGTTTTAGAGTAGAAAGATTGTGTACTTTGCATTGTTGTTTGAATGAGTATCTATACCGTTTCGACAAAATGTTGTTGAGGAGTAAAGGGAGAACCAGTACAAATTGCGCCCTTCATAGGTATGTTCTAGTAGTCATTGAAGGACATTAAATTTGTTAAGGTGTTATGAATTGCAAAAATCTTATGTCAGGTGgattgattctcaagttgagTGTACTTTAAAAGTAGGTCGTGAAGTAGtattacattaattattcaataaagctaaaaaaaataaaaaaaattcttatatatgagatcggagggagtatttaatgAGGACTTTTCAATTCAATCTGATAAAACTAGCAACTCGGTTGGGTAAGTCCAATGTGAGCcgaatcatttatttatatagcACCAACACAATTAAATCAGAGACAAATTATGAAGTTTTTTTGGCTTGGGGCTTTAGCCGctctttttccaaaaaagaaaaaatctgaGAGGAATTGTTTTTACTCGTAGttttaatcaataattcatatgtttctttttaggcttaaatatgtatttcattcTTGCAATTatgggtcgtttaaaaattggtacttgtattcgctaatccttgcacaTTAACCTTGCaattattaatcatttaaaatttcgtcagTGAACCCAGTTAATTATTGTCCATTCCCATACCATTTTGataatttgatgatgtggcaGTAATTAACTGGGCtcaaggacgaaattttaaatgattaatgattgcaagactaatttgcaaggattagcgaatacatggattaatttttaaacgacccctaattgcagggatgaaatacatatttagccttctttttattaattagtCAACATTTGTGCAGGGAGGTTGCCTTTGAGTATAGCCAAAAAATCACATGGGTGGCAAGGAAATTAATTCAAGGAATATCCGAGAGCTTAGGATTAGAATCCAATTCCATAATTGAGTCATCTGGTTTTGACTCTGGTCAACAAATCATGGCTGTGAACTTGTACCCTCCATGTCCACAACCATACCTTGCTCTAGGGTTGCCTGCACATTCTGATGTTGGCTTCTTGACCTTCCTCATAGAAAATGGAATTGGAGGTCTTCAAGTTAAGCATGAGGATAAATGGATCAACGTGAATCCCATTCCCAACTGCTTAGTTGTCAACATTGGAGATCAACTCGAGGTCACTATACTCTTTTAATTGTTTCACATACATTTATGAAATAACAAATTAGTCATTGAAATTACAAAAGTCATTGCAATTTCCATTACCAATAGTGGTTAGCTCATTTTAGTGTTTGATTAACGTTTATCCTTTGTATTGGTTAGGCTGTGAGTAACGGGAGGTATGAGAGTGTGTTACATCGAGCAATCCTCAACAACAAGGATACTAGAATAAGTCTTGTAGTGGTGAATGGACCTGCAGAAGATAGAGATATTGGACCTGCTCCTGAACTATTACTGAAAGAAAAGCCATTGTTCAAAAGTATCAAGTATCGTGATTATTTCTTACTTCAACAGAAGTCACGATTGTCAGATGAAAGGGCCTTGGACAAGATTCGGTATAGTGCTCAACAATGACATATATGATatggttgttgttatttaatggTATGGGTAGAGGGCATTGCTcatttcatcaacaaaattgTTCGCCTACACCTAAAAAAACCTTCAATACCTCTGACGGCAATTTTCGCTCCTTAACATTTAGTTTAGAAGTGAAccgcagttaactgtcgttgaaggtattttgatcttttttagaTGTGGGAGAACAATTTTGTTGGTAGGATGAACAATTTCCACGTGTAGTGTATAGTAGATGATGTCTATAtgttcaataaaaaaagataatgttCATGAGAATGTGATTTTAGCTAGTGAAATATGATTTTCGAGTTGTTATTCAGATTGTTTAAAGTACTTCAACTTCTATTGTGGCTCTTCAGTCCCTTTTATTCAATATTCTTTGTCTTATCCATCTTTTCAATTGAAAGCATATAATTTACAAAGAGTTTAACTCTTGTTCATATATTCTTACCAATTTAGGTGACCAGGTTCTTTCTCTTGGATGATTCTTCGATCTCACTGTTCCTCTTTAGTCTCGAAGCTTTAGTTTGATGTACAGGGTTGCACTCTTTCGTCCTTTAGTCTTTCCAATTtcattctaaaaataaataaatggtgcGTTGGTAAACTTTGGTTAAACAATATACTCAAAAGCATGTATATTAGTCATGTAAATACATCTTAGTTGGTAGCCGCAAAGATATTGATATATTAGACATTATGATACATGACAtatactaaaaaatatatatatacgtAATGGTATCATTGCTACAGAAAATGACACATGCCTTAATTGCCTTGTGCCATACACGGCCACGTGGATTGGTGCGTCTAGGACTTCAATTTTTCTCAATAATTTCATTCTAAAtatcatatactccctccggtgttatttatagaaaaattttcaataaaaaatttggtccaatatataagaaaaaatcataatttttaagatacatttatgatttaaaagacttttttaacTCTCATTTAATGTTTGTCTTTCTAATATTAGTGAGTTATACTTCacaaatttttatgaaggtatatttataaaaacattcaaaaagtaTGATTATCTTGGTTTTCatgatttttggtttcttttcttataaaaattacAGAGAGGAGGGAGTACATATTTATTATTCTCATCACTTCTTATTTCTCTTCAAGATCACACTTCAATAATTCTGTCTGTTTATAATTACATCAATACTATTAATTCAATACCAACCACTCAATCACTCAAATATACATCCATGGCTTCAGCTCCTTTCATTTCATCATCAGAACCTACAAAAGTTGATGCATCAAATATTTCAAGTATCAAAGCCTTTCCTATTCCTTCAAGTTACCACTCCCTCGCAGAAcctgatgatattgttgatgttaCAGAGGAGCTTGCAGCTTCCATCCCAGTCATTGATTTCTCTCTCCTAACCTCAGATGACCTCAAAATCCACACAAAGGCTGTTCATGAACTCGCCAAAGCATGTTCTGAATGGGGTTTCTTCATGGTAACTTTTTCCTTTCTATCACTTTTCCTAGTAGTTATCCAAATGATAAATTTTCATGCACTAAGGGCACATGTTACAGAGATCATGATAGAAATTTTGTGTGAATAGTCATgcatttaatttctttaaagtctaaaatttgttttttcaaaataaaattgctacttttgaattttttaacaagtatCATTAGTGTATCTCCGATGACAAATTTGTAAGAAAGTTGAACTTGGTTTCATAACCAATATTAAGTGGCTCTCATAACTCATACATACATATTTAGTTTTAGCAACTCTTATG
It encodes:
- the LOC11420454 gene encoding 2-oxoglutarate-dependent dioxygenase 19 isoform X3, with amino-acid sequence MASATTISSSEPTKVHTSNISSIKAFAESNGTSLIPSNYHSLTEHGDIIDVADEIAASIPIIDFSLLTSDDPQIHTKAVHELAKACSEWGFFMLTNHGIPESLMEELMKKSLEFHDLPVEEKKEFGDNGEPFSPIRHGTSFHLPAESVHFWRDYLKVLTSPQFNFPHKPPGYSQHLCREVAFEYSQKITWVARKLIQGISESLGLESNSIIESSGFDSGQQIMAVNLYPPCPQPYLALGLPAHSDVGFLTFLIENGIGGLQVKHEDKWINVNPIPNCLVVNIGDQLEAVSNGRYESVLHRAILNNKDTRISLVVVNGPAEDRDIGPAPELLLKEKPLFKSIKYRDYFLLQQKSRLSDERALDKIR
- the LOC11420454 gene encoding 2-oxoglutarate-dependent dioxygenase 19 isoform X1, which codes for MASATTISSSEPTKVHTSNISSIKAFAESNGTSLIPSNYHSLTEHGDIIDVADEIAASIPIIDFSLLTSDDPQIHTKAVHELAKACSEWGFFMLTNHGIPESLMEELMKKSLEFHDLPVEEKKEFGDNGEPFSPIRHGTSFHLPAESVHFWRDYLKVLTSPQFNFPHKPPGYSQHLCREVAFEYSQKITWVARKLIQGISESLGLESNSIIESSGFDSGQQIMAVNLYPPCPQPYLALGLPAHSDVGFLTFLIENGIGGLQVKHEDKWINVNPIPNCLVVNIGDQLEAVSNGRYESVLHRAILNNKDTRISLVVVNGPAEDRDIGPAPELLLKEKPLFKSIKYRDYFLLQQKSRLSDERALDKIRYSAQQ
- the LOC11420454 gene encoding 2-oxoglutarate-dependent dioxygenase 19 isoform X2, with translation MASATTISSSEPTKVHTSNISSIKAFAESNGTSLIPSNYHSLTEHGDIIDVADEIAASIPIIDFSLLTSDDPQIHTKAVHELAKACSEWGFFMLTNHGIPESLMEELMKKSLEFHDLPVEEKKEFGDNGEPFSPIRHGTSFHLPAESVHFWRDYLKVLTSPQFNFPHKPPGYREVAFEYSQKITWVARKLIQGISESLGLESNSIIESSGFDSGQQIMAVNLYPPCPQPYLALGLPAHSDVGFLTFLIENGIGGLQVKHEDKWINVNPIPNCLVVNIGDQLEAVSNGRYESVLHRAILNNKDTRISLVVVNGPAEDRDIGPAPELLLKEKPLFKSIKYRDYFLLQQKSRLSDERALDKIRYSAQQ